The Equus przewalskii isolate Varuska chromosome 5, EquPr2, whole genome shotgun sequence genome window below encodes:
- the LOC103546724 gene encoding putative taste receptor type 2 member 33: MVNLLPSIFSVLITTEFILGNFANGIIALVNCIDWVKRHKMSSADQILTALAVSRIVLLWVLLMNWYTVVLHPGLYSLEVRIFVRIALTVSNHFNIWFAASLSIFYLLKVANFSSFIFLYLKRRVKSVLLIILLGTLVFLVPHLAILCIYENIQTNEYERNITQKTKLRDIFHFSYMSLFMLVNFAPFSMSLTSFLLLIISLWNHLKKMQLSGKGSQDISTKVHIRAMQTVVSFLFLYVSYFLALVTLVESYNRLHNTLLVMLSEALAMLYPLSHSFILIWGNKKLRQALKTIRKMIRFPYH; this comes from the coding sequence atGGTAAATTTACTACCAAGCATTTTTTCTGTCTTAATAACGACGGAATTTATTCTGGGAAATTTTGCCAATGGCATCATAGCACTGGTGAATTGCATTGACTGGGTCAAGAGACATAAGATGTCCTCAGCTGATCAAATTCTCACTGCTCTGGCGGTCTCCAGAATTGTTTTGCTCTGGGTACTATTAATGAATTGGTATACAGTTGTGCTCCATCCGGGTTTATATAGTTTGGAAGTAAGAATTTTTGTTCGTATTGCCTTGACAGTAAGCAACCATTTTAACATCTGGTTTGCTGCTAGCCTCAGCATATTTTATTTGCTCAAGGTAGCTAATTTCTCTAGCTTTATATTTCTTTACCTAAAGCGGAGAGTTAAAAGTGTACTTCTCATAATACTGTTGGGGACTCTGGTCTTTTTGGTTCCTCATCTTGCAATTCTATGCATATATGAGAATATTCAGACTAATGAGTATGAAAGAAACATCACTCAGAAgaccaaattgagggacatttttCACTTCTCATATATGAGTCTATTCATGCTAGTAAACTTCGCACCATTTTCTATGTCGCTGACATCTTTTCTGCTGTTAATCATTTCCCTGTGGAATCATCTCAAGAAGATGCAGCTCAGTGGCAAAGGATCCCAAGATATCAGCACCAAGGTCCACATAAGAGCCATGCAAACTGtggtctcctttctcttcttgtatGTCAGTTACTTCCTAGCTCTGGTTACTTTAGTTGAGAGTTATAATAGGCTGCATAATACACTGCTTGTCATGCTTTCTGAGGCTCTTGCAATGCTCTATCCTTTAAGCCACTCATTTATCCTGATTTGGGGAAACAAGAAGCTAAGACAGGCCTTGAAAACCATAAGAAAGATGATAAGATTCCCATACCATTAG